From bacterium, one genomic window encodes:
- a CDS encoding sigma-54 dependent transcriptional regulator: MKARILIVDDEPDIRQTLGGILEDEGFSVFLADGGRAALRRLEESWCDLVILDIWMPGMDGLEILSRIKETHPNLPVIMISGHGTVETAVRAIKIGAYDYIEKPLHLDQVLLTVRRAIDLQTLQSENRALREKVESGHVIVGESPAMRALKEQIDRAAPTDGRVLITGENGAGKELVARQIHAQSTRADKPFIEVNCAAIPEELIESELFGHEKGAFTGATAKRRGKFDLADGGTIFLDEIADMSLRTQAKILRILQEQRFERVGGAETIPVDVRVLAATNKDLENQIRQGAFREDLYFRLNVIPINVPPLRERVEDIPKLVEFFAARYSQSAGIPRKHFDDEAVRALASAAWPGNVRELKNIVERLVIMTPGPTIGADAARAAIKPGEAAAAAAEEARVLDESSWKDAKVRFERAYLLRKLREHGGHVSRTAEAIGVERTHLHRRIKALGIDPSRTED; encoded by the coding sequence ATGAAGGCGCGCATTCTCATCGTGGACGACGAGCCGGACATCCGCCAGACGCTCGGTGGCATCCTTGAGGACGAGGGTTTTTCCGTGTTTCTGGCCGACGGCGGGCGCGCGGCGCTTCGCCGGCTTGAGGAAAGCTGGTGCGATCTCGTCATCCTGGACATCTGGATGCCGGGGATGGACGGCCTTGAAATCCTTTCGCGCATCAAGGAGACGCACCCCAACCTGCCGGTCATCATGATCAGCGGCCACGGCACCGTGGAGACGGCCGTGCGCGCCATCAAGATCGGCGCGTACGATTACATCGAAAAACCGCTGCACCTGGACCAGGTGCTGCTGACGGTGCGCCGCGCGATCGACCTTCAGACGCTGCAATCCGAAAACCGCGCGCTGCGCGAAAAGGTCGAAAGCGGCCACGTGATCGTCGGCGAGAGCCCCGCGATGCGCGCGCTGAAAGAGCAGATCGACCGCGCCGCGCCGACCGACGGGCGCGTACTCATCACGGGCGAGAACGGCGCGGGCAAGGAGCTCGTGGCGCGGCAGATCCACGCGCAATCGACGCGAGCGGACAAACCGTTCATCGAGGTGAACTGCGCGGCGATTCCGGAGGAGCTGATCGAGTCGGAGCTGTTCGGCCACGAAAAAGGCGCGTTCACGGGCGCGACCGCCAAGCGGCGCGGCAAATTCGACCTCGCCGACGGCGGTACGATCTTCCTCGACGAGATCGCGGATATGAGCCTGCGCACGCAGGCAAAGATATTACGTATCCTGCAGGAGCAACGCTTCGAGCGCGTCGGCGGCGCCGAGACGATTCCCGTCGATGTGCGCGTGCTCGCCGCGACGAACAAGGATCTCGAAAATCAAATCCGCCAGGGTGCGTTCCGAGAAGACCTCTACTTTCGCCTGAACGTCATCCCCATCAATGTGCCGCCCCTGCGCGAACGCGTGGAGGACATTCCGAAGCTCGTCGAGTTTTTCGCCGCGCGCTATTCGCAATCGGCCGGCATTCCGCGCAAGCATTTCGACGACGAGGCCGTCCGCGCGCTTGCGTCCGCCGCCTGGCCGGGAAACGTGCGCGAGCTGAAAAACATCGTGGAGCGCCTTGTCATCATGACGCCCGGCCCGACGATCGGCGCGGATGCGGCGCGCGCCGCGATCAAACCGGGCGAAGCCGCCGCGGCCGCAGCCGAGGAAGCGCGCGTGCTTGACGAATCAAGCTGGAAAGACGCGAAGGTGCGTTTCGAGCGCGCGTACCTGTTGCGAAAACTGCGCGAGCACGGCGGCCACGTCAGCAGGACCGCCGAGGCGATCGGCGTCGAACGAACGCACCTGCACCGCCGCATCAAGGCGCTGGGGATCGATCCGTCGAGGACCGAGGATTGA